The Candidatus Omnitrophota bacterium genome includes a window with the following:
- the pstC gene encoding phosphate ABC transporter permease subunit PstC, protein MRKIKEFIIEKLILLCGLASIFFVILIFIFLLKEGLALFKTIGADKFLFGQKWYPISEPAQFGILPLILGSLLVTFGAAVISIPIGIGCALYIAEIAPPKTKEFLKAGIELLAAIPSVVLGFIGMVTLVPWVKSVFHLPTGLTALSGSIMLAFMAMPTIVSIAEDALYSVPKSYKEGAFALGATHWQTIHRVILPAASSGILAAVMLGIGRVIGETMAVMMITGNAAIMPNSILQPVRTLTATIAAEMGEAVVGSEHYFALFAVGIVLFIISFAINVSADMFLHKDK, encoded by the coding sequence ATGCGTAAAATAAAAGAATTCATAATCGAGAAGCTGATCCTATTGTGCGGGTTGGCTTCCATTTTTTTTGTCATCCTTATTTTTATTTTCCTTTTAAAAGAAGGATTAGCGCTGTTTAAAACCATCGGCGCGGACAAGTTCCTCTTCGGCCAGAAATGGTATCCTATATCAGAACCGGCGCAGTTTGGGATATTGCCGTTGATCCTGGGTTCGCTTCTGGTGACTTTCGGCGCGGCTGTTATTTCCATCCCCATAGGCATAGGATGCGCTTTATATATCGCCGAGATCGCCCCGCCTAAAACAAAAGAGTTCCTTAAGGCCGGTATTGAGTTGCTGGCGGCCATCCCCAGCGTGGTTTTGGGTTTTATCGGCATGGTTACGCTTGTCCCGTGGGTAAAGAGTGTATTTCATCTGCCTACCGGACTGACCGCTTTATCCGGATCGATAATGCTGGCGTTCATGGCTATGCCGACCATAGTTTCTATAGCCGAGGACGCGCTTTATTCTGTGCCGAAATCCTATAAAGAAGGCGCGTTTGCTCTCGGCGCGACGCATTGGCAGACCATTCACCGGGTGATCCTGCCCGCGGCTTCATCGGGTATCCTGGCAGCGGTGATGTTGGGTATAGGCAGGGTGATCGGAGAGACCATGGCGGTGATGATGATCACCGGAAATGCCGCGATCATGCCTAACAGCATCCTTCAGCCGGTGCGCACCCTGACCGCGACAATCGCCGCGGAGATGGGCGAGGCGGTGGTGGGCAGCGAGCATTATTTCGCGCTTTTCGCTGTGGGTATAGTTTTATTCATCATAAGTTTCGCTATTAACGTCAGCGCGGACATGTTCCTGCATAAAGATAAATGA
- the pstA gene encoding phosphate ABC transporter permease PstA, with amino-acid sequence MRAEKTQKIAFFFLLLSTLLIVIPVGLIVVIIAQKGLPAINWQFLTDIPRQGMRGGGIFPAILGTIYLVTGAIVFALPIGLLAAIYLSEYSRDNLLNRIIKLAIVNLAGVPSVVYGLFGLAIFVVFFKFGASILSGSLTLGIMILPIIITASREALESVPYSFREVSLSLGASKWQTIRHIVLPNAIPGILTGTILGLGRAAGETAPILFTVAAFYLPRLPQSISDQVMALPYHLYVISTQVPNVAEKVRYGTALVLLVLVLFMNLVAIIIRYQFRKKKKW; translated from the coding sequence ATGAGAGCCGAGAAGACCCAGAAAATAGCCTTCTTCTTTTTATTGCTTTCCACTTTGCTGATAGTTATCCCTGTAGGCTTGATCGTGGTGATCATAGCCCAAAAAGGATTGCCGGCGATAAACTGGCAATTTCTCACGGATATCCCCAGGCAGGGGATGCGCGGCGGAGGCATCTTCCCTGCTATATTAGGGACGATATATCTGGTAACCGGCGCGATCGTTTTTGCCCTGCCTATCGGCCTTCTGGCGGCGATATACCTGAGCGAATATTCCCGGGATAACCTTTTGAACAGGATTATAAAACTGGCGATCGTTAACCTTGCCGGAGTACCTTCGGTAGTTTATGGTTTGTTCGGCCTGGCGATATTCGTGGTTTTCTTTAAATTCGGCGCGTCCATACTTTCCGGTTCGCTTACCCTGGGGATAATGATACTGCCGATCATTATTACCGCTTCGCGCGAGGCCCTGGAGAGCGTTCCGTATTCTTTCCGGGAGGTAAGCCTTTCTTTAGGCGCGAGCAAATGGCAGACCATACGCCATATAGTGCTGCCTAACGCTATTCCGGGGATCCTTACCGGGACAATCCTGGGTTTAGGCCGGGCTGCCGGAGAGACCGCTCCGATCTTGTTCACCGTAGCGGCGTTTTATCTGCCGCGGCTTCCGCAGTCCATATCCGACCAGGTCATGGCCTTGCCGTATCATTTATATGTTATCTCTACCCAGGTCCCTAATGTCGCGGAGAAGGTCAGATACGGAACTGCTCTGGTATTGCTGGTCCTGGTTTTGTTTATGAACCTGGTGGCGATCATAATCCGGTATCAGTTCAGAAAGAAAAAGAAATGGTGA
- the pstB gene encoding phosphate ABC transporter ATP-binding protein PstB, whose product MAKQLLQELYLNKLSRGQPKQLFQPDPGGQVKIKVEGLDFFYGKAQALKKINLDIYENSVTAIIGPSGCGKSTFIRLLNRMNELVPNTRICGRISLNGEDILDPRMDAVDIRRKVGMVFQKPNPFAKSIFENVSYGLNVNGVKNKGLIEEKVVQSLKKAALWEEIKDRLNDNALRLSGGQQQRLCIARCIAVDPSVLLFDEPCASLDPISTAKIEELILELKRNYTIVIVTHNMQQAARVSDYTGFFLMGELVEFARTQDIFTAPKDNRTEAYITGRFG is encoded by the coding sequence ATGGCTAAACAGTTATTGCAGGAACTATATTTAAATAAACTATCCCGGGGGCAGCCTAAACAATTATTCCAACCTGATCCTGGCGGGCAGGTAAAGATCAAGGTGGAAGGCCTGGATTTCTTTTACGGCAAGGCACAGGCGTTAAAGAAGATCAACCTGGATATCTATGAAAACAGCGTAACCGCGATTATCGGCCCGTCAGGCTGCGGCAAATCCACCTTTATAAGGCTCTTGAACCGGATGAACGAATTGGTCCCGAATACCCGTATTTGCGGCAGGATCAGCCTTAACGGGGAGGATATCCTTGATCCTCGGATGGACGCCGTGGATATAAGGCGCAAGGTCGGGATGGTTTTCCAGAAACCTAATCCTTTTGCCAAGAGTATTTTTGAGAATGTCAGTTACGGTCTGAATGTTAACGGGGTAAAAAATAAAGGCCTTATAGAAGAAAAAGTTGTGCAGTCGTTGAAAAAAGCCGCGCTCTGGGAGGAGATCAAGGACAGGCTGAATGATAATGCCTTAAGGCTTTCCGGAGGCCAGCAACAGCGGCTCTGTATTGCCCGCTGCATAGCGGTTGATCCGTCGGTGCTTTTGTTCGATGAGCCGTGCGCCAGCCTGGACCCCATATCGACCGCTAAGATCGAGGAATTGATCCTTGAGCTTAAGCGGAATTACACTATTGTCATCGTTACCCATAATATGCAGCAGGCGGCGCGCGTTTCCGACTATACGGGGTTTTTCCTGATGGGCGAGCTTGTCGAGTTCGCCAGGACCCAGGATATTTTTACCGCCCCCAAGGATAACCGGACAGAGGCGTATATAACAGGGAGATTCGGATGA
- a CDS encoding putative porin produces the protein MFKKLMNAVFTLCFSVLIGFSAWAAEIDVLVDKLVEKGVLTQGEGQQLITEAKEETRRELAQGKNETLPKWLQTTKFSGDMRIRYQGETKTGSKHRDRGRFRLRYGFEMKPNELMKVGFRMATGENKTNGPEQTSTNQSFTNSFQNKNVWVDRAYVEYKPFGNQDLLLLKDMTLIGGKFANPFYTTDLVWDGDINPEGGVVKFTPSFGTAMNPFLTIGFLPIGESSSDSNDPFLFAAQAGLGGTVKNRPYKAAVSYYDYENVKGNAWNAYSANYTPTINNSLDGTLLKYDFNILQVVGEFSPMDLTLFGNSMPLTIQGDYAKNLAPGAIRDDTAWLAGLKLGKAKNKGTWEAFWNYRQIGQDAVLATINDSDFHLGGVAAKGNKFGLTYAIMPNSTIGCAYFMTDPYRSYQTATKKHIDIYQFDWVTKF, from the coding sequence GTGTTTAAGAAATTAATGAATGCGGTTTTTACGTTGTGTTTCTCGGTATTGATCGGTTTCAGCGCGTGGGCCGCTGAGATCGATGTTTTGGTGGATAAACTCGTGGAAAAAGGGGTTTTGACCCAGGGTGAAGGCCAGCAGTTGATAACCGAAGCAAAGGAAGAAACAAGGAGAGAATTGGCCCAAGGCAAGAATGAAACTCTCCCAAAATGGCTGCAGACTACCAAGTTCTCCGGAGATATGCGCATACGTTACCAGGGTGAGACCAAGACCGGGTCTAAGCACCGGGACAGGGGGCGTTTCCGCCTGCGCTACGGGTTTGAGATGAAGCCGAATGAGCTAATGAAAGTCGGTTTTAGGATGGCTACGGGCGAAAACAAAACCAATGGCCCGGAGCAAACTTCAACCAACCAGTCTTTCACCAATTCTTTCCAGAATAAGAATGTCTGGGTCGATCGGGCTTATGTGGAATATAAACCGTTCGGCAATCAGGATCTTTTGCTTTTAAAGGATATGACGTTGATCGGAGGTAAGTTCGCCAATCCGTTCTACACCACTGACCTGGTTTGGGACGGAGATATCAATCCGGAAGGCGGCGTGGTTAAATTCACCCCTTCTTTCGGGACTGCGATGAATCCTTTCCTTACTATAGGGTTCCTGCCTATCGGCGAAAGCAGCTCTGACTCTAATGACCCATTCCTCTTCGCCGCGCAAGCCGGGTTAGGCGGCACGGTTAAAAACCGGCCGTATAAGGCAGCTGTTTCTTATTATGATTATGAAAACGTTAAAGGAAACGCCTGGAATGCCTACAGCGCTAACTATACTCCCACGATCAACAACTCATTGGACGGCACGCTCCTGAAGTATGATTTTAATATACTGCAGGTTGTCGGGGAATTCTCGCCAATGGACCTTACGTTATTTGGTAATTCCATGCCTTTGACCATACAGGGCGATTATGCCAAGAACCTGGCCCCGGGAGCTATCAGGGATGATACCGCCTGGCTCGCCGGATTGAAACTGGGTAAGGCCAAAAATAAAGGCACCTGGGAGGCGTTTTGGAATTACCGCCAGATCGGACAGGATGCTGTTCTTGCTACTATCAATGACTCCGATTTTCATCTTGGGGGCGTTGCTGCTAAAGGCAATAAATTCGGCCTGACTTACGCGATCATGCCTAATTCAACTATAGGTTGCGCGTATTTTATGACAGATCCGTACAGGAGTTATCAGACCGCCACCAAGAAACATATTGATATTTACCAGTTTGACTGGGTAACCAAATTCTAA
- a CDS encoding cell wall metabolism sensor histidine kinase WalK, with translation MPVKKSFKLHLIFSYILTIAISFGFIAIFLSRSLEDNSLQEIKSSLVSQAQLIQDQIPPGSLTTPNTVYLSDLVKRISSRIKCRLTIVDKQGKVLADSQKSPQELPSMENHLYRPEVRDALSGATGIDMHYSATLKIEMLYVALPILDNSGIQGVLRLALPLENVRNILFATRKIILLGLFFALVLAFILGSVMAGRITKPINKMIRVSRKFSEGDFSRRIIQDSRDEIGELAVTLNKMAQDIEDKIRQIETQNQKLTAILNSMIEGVIVVDKAGYIVSINHTIEKIFDVSEKDALGKLFLETVRNNDILEAITRVFKDGNSVSAQLDLIFPVRRIFQINAAPIFYNQTVSGCLVVIHDITEIRRLETMRRDFVANVSHELKTPLTSIKGFVETLLEGALEDKENNRDFLRIIHDHAERLNSLVNDLLSLSYLESKEIILDKNDLNLNQQLEEVIAGFMAQLKKRGIAIKNELPPGLTVKADIDRIKQVFINLIDNAIKFNKENGSIRVFSQELEGEIKICVEDSGMGIPAKDIPRIFERFYRVDKARSRSLGGTGLGLSIVKHIVELHGGRAGLESSEGLGSKFWFTLLK, from the coding sequence ATGCCGGTTAAGAAAAGCTTTAAGCTCCATCTGATCTTTTCCTATATACTCACCATAGCAATATCTTTCGGATTCATAGCGATATTTTTGAGCAGGAGCCTGGAAGATAACTCCCTGCAGGAGATCAAATCCTCCCTGGTCAGCCAGGCCCAATTGATCCAGGACCAAATCCCTCCCGGCAGCTTAACAACGCCGAATACGGTATATTTGTCCGACCTGGTAAAAAGAATAAGCTCTCGGATAAAATGCCGGCTGACTATCGTCGATAAACAGGGGAAAGTCCTGGCGGATTCTCAGAAATCGCCGCAAGAGCTTCCATCAATGGAAAACCACCTTTACCGCCCGGAGGTAAGGGATGCTTTATCCGGAGCAACCGGTATTGATATGCATTATTCCGCGACTCTTAAGATCGAAATGCTTTATGTCGCCTTGCCTATATTGGATAATTCCGGTATCCAGGGCGTGCTTAGGCTGGCGCTTCCTTTGGAGAACGTCCGGAACATATTATTCGCCACCAGGAAAATAATATTACTGGGTTTATTTTTTGCTTTAGTGCTGGCTTTTATTCTGGGTTCGGTAATGGCCGGCAGGATCACGAAGCCGATCAATAAGATGATCCGGGTATCGCGCAAGTTTTCCGAGGGCGATTTCAGCCGGAGGATTATCCAGGATTCCCGGGATGAAATAGGCGAACTGGCCGTCACCTTGAACAAGATGGCCCAGGATATTGAGGATAAGATCCGGCAGATTGAAACGCAGAACCAGAAACTCACGGCTATACTCAATAGTATGATCGAGGGCGTGATCGTGGTGGATAAGGCCGGGTATATTGTCTCAATAAACCATACTATAGAGAAGATATTCGATGTCTCGGAGAAAGACGCCCTGGGTAAGCTATTCCTGGAAACAGTCCGCAATAACGATATCTTAGAAGCGATAACCCGGGTTTTCAAGGATGGCAATTCGGTTTCCGCGCAGTTGGATCTTATATTCCCAGTCCGTAGGATATTCCAGATAAACGCCGCGCCTATATTTTATAACCAGACGGTTTCCGGGTGCCTTGTGGTCATACACGATATTACCGAGATCCGCCGGCTGGAGACGATGCGCAGGGACTTTGTGGCTAATGTTTCGCATGAGTTAAAGACGCCGCTTACCTCGATCAAAGGATTTGTGGAGACTTTGCTTGAGGGGGCATTGGAGGATAAGGAAAACAACCGGGATTTCCTGAGAATAATTCATGATCACGCTGAACGCTTGAACAGCCTGGTTAATGACCTGCTTTCCTTGTCTTATCTGGAATCGAAGGAGATCATCCTGGATAAGAATGATCTTAACTTGAATCAACAGCTTGAAGAAGTGATAGCAGGGTTCATGGCGCAGCTTAAAAAACGCGGCATAGCCATAAAGAACGAATTGCCCCCTGGCCTTACCGTGAAAGCCGATATTGACAGGATCAAACAGGTCTTTATTAACCTTATCGATAACGCCATAAAATTCAATAAAGAAAACGGCTCTATTCGTGTTTTCAGCCAGGAACTTGAAGGCGAGATCAAGATCTGCGTAGAGGATTCCGGCATGGGCATACCGGCAAAGGATATTCCCCGTATCTTTGAGCGTTTTTACCGCGTGGATAAGGCGCGTTCGCGTTCACTCGGAGGGACCGGCCTCGGCCTTTCCATAGTAAAGCACATAGTCGAACTCCACGGCGGCAGGGCAGGCTTGGAAAGCAGCGAGGGCCTTGGTTCTAAATTCTGGTTCACTCTCCTTAAGTAA
- a CDS encoding phosphate ABC transporter substrate-binding protein — protein MKRLSSLTVLSILALGLAIPAYAEKIVVEGSTTVLPIAQRAAEEYMNANAGSDISIRGGGSGVGITSLIEGACDIGDSSRAIKDEELEKAVVRGRSPKANVIAMDGIAVIVNSANPIGELSKKQLKDIYTGKISNWSQVGGSEDKIVVVSRDSASGTYEAFGELALDKAKVRPDALMQASNQAVTSVVEKTPGAIGYVGLAYMSGVKVIKLDGVAASKETVLSKEYKLSRPLFMYTNGKPSGLVKEFIDFILSDKGQQLVEEEGYVSIK, from the coding sequence ATGAAACGTTTAAGCAGTTTAACAGTATTGTCAATTCTCGCGTTAGGCTTAGCAATACCGGCTTACGCGGAAAAGATCGTGGTTGAAGGTTCGACCACAGTCTTGCCTATTGCCCAGCGGGCAGCTGAGGAATATATGAACGCTAACGCCGGGTCGGATATATCGATCCGGGGCGGCGGATCAGGCGTGGGCATTACTTCTTTGATCGAAGGGGCCTGCGATATCGGGGATTCTTCCCGGGCGATCAAGGATGAGGAATTAGAAAAGGCGGTAGTCCGCGGCAGATCGCCGAAGGCAAATGTTATTGCCATGGACGGAATTGCGGTAATAGTTAATTCCGCTAACCCTATAGGAGAATTAAGCAAAAAACAGCTTAAGGATATCTACACCGGTAAAATATCGAATTGGAGCCAGGTTGGGGGATCAGAGGACAAGATCGTGGTAGTGTCCCGTGACTCGGCCAGCGGTACCTATGAGGCGTTCGGCGAATTAGCTTTGGATAAGGCTAAGGTAAGGCCGGATGCTCTTATGCAAGCCTCCAATCAGGCCGTAACTTCTGTAGTGGAAAAAACCCCGGGAGCGATAGGTTATGTTGGATTAGCCTATATGTCCGGAGTGAAAGTTATCAAGTTAGACGGTGTAGCAGCTTCGAAGGAGACTGTTTTAAGTAAAGAATACAAATTGTCCAGGCCGCTGTTTATGTACACTAATGGCAAACCCTCAGGATTGGTCAAAGAGTTCATTGATTTTATTCTGAGCGATAAGGGCCAGCAATTGGTAGAAGAAGAAGGTTATGTGAGTATTAAGTAG
- the pstC gene encoding phosphate ABC transporter permease subunit PstC has translation MHKQKEKIYKWIFAGLAFSSLIFLVGIVILLFKESLPFLRKIGILDFILGSNWYPTHEQPEFGIFPIILGSLWVTAGAMLFCVPLGVGSALYIHELASSRQRAFLKPLIEILASIPSVVFGFFGMTIAAPLLQKTFHLPTGLCAFTASLILGIMAVPTVCSLAEDALSCVPVSFREASLAVGANRWQTLIRVVIPAAGSGISTAIILGMSRAVGETMTVLMIAGGAAVIPHSFFEPVRPMTSTIAAEMGEAVMGGLHYNALFAIGLVLFLVTLIFNIMAEIISCRCRLKLGACR, from the coding sequence ATGCATAAGCAAAAAGAAAAAATATATAAGTGGATATTCGCCGGGTTAGCGTTTTCTTCTTTAATATTCCTTGTGGGAATCGTAATCCTTTTATTTAAGGAAAGCCTGCCGTTTTTACGCAAAATCGGCATATTAGACTTTATATTAGGAAGCAACTGGTATCCTACCCATGAACAGCCGGAATTCGGTATCTTTCCTATAATACTGGGATCATTATGGGTGACTGCGGGAGCGATGCTGTTTTGTGTGCCTTTAGGAGTAGGGAGCGCCTTGTATATACATGAACTTGCTTCCAGCCGCCAACGGGCCTTTTTGAAACCGCTGATCGAGATCCTGGCGAGTATTCCTTCAGTGGTTTTCGGTTTCTTCGGTATGACCATAGCCGCGCCGTTATTACAGAAGACATTTCATCTGCCCACGGGATTATGCGCTTTCACCGCCAGCCTGATACTGGGTATAATGGCTGTGCCTACGGTATGCAGCCTGGCTGAAGACGCGTTATCCTGCGTACCGGTCAGTTTCCGCGAGGCATCCCTGGCAGTGGGAGCGAATAGATGGCAAACTTTGATCAGAGTGGTCATTCCCGCCGCCGGATCAGGCATATCTACCGCTATTATCCTGGGCATGAGCCGGGCTGTGGGCGAAACCATGACCGTATTGATGATAGCCGGAGGAGCGGCGGTGATCCCGCACAGTTTCTTTGAACCGGTCAGGCCGATGACTTCCACCATAGCGGCGGAAATGGGCGAGGCGGTAATGGGAGGGCTGCATTATAACGCTTTGTTCGCCATAGGCCTGGTTTTATTCCTTGTTACTTTAATTTTCAATATTATGGCGGAGATAATCAGCTGCAGATGCCGGTTGAAGTTAGGAGCCTGCAGATGA
- a CDS encoding arsenate reductase ArsC, producing the protein MSRKKKVLFICVENSCRSQMAEGFARFYGYRFLEAYSAGSNPSGEINRDAIEVMKEAGIDISGQSSKGFKNLAERDFDYVITLGCQDQCPFIPSKKNVEWDIDDPKGKSMYFFRQVREKVRERVKGLIKTIIAEEAELGRDALNTI; encoded by the coding sequence ATGAGCCGGAAGAAGAAGGTATTGTTCATATGCGTGGAGAATTCCTGCCGCAGCCAGATGGCGGAGGGATTCGCGCGGTTCTATGGTTACAGGTTCCTGGAGGCTTACAGCGCCGGCTCTAACCCTTCCGGAGAGATTAATCGCGACGCCATAGAAGTGATGAAAGAGGCGGGGATAGATATATCCGGACAAAGCTCGAAAGGGTTCAAGAATCTCGCGGAACGGGATTTCGATTACGTCATCACTTTGGGGTGTCAGGACCAATGCCCGTTCATCCCGTCTAAAAAGAACGTTGAGTGGGATATCGACGACCCGAAGGGAAAATCAATGTATTTTTTCAGGCAGGTCAGGGAAAAAGTCCGCGAAAGAGTAAAAGGCCTGATCAAAACGATCATCGCGGAAGAAGCGGAATTAGGCAGGGACGCTTTAAACACTATATAA
- a CDS encoding phosphate ABC transporter substrate-binding protein, which produces MFRRLTTVFFLFFGVASICFAAKGNNCLQIKGSDTMVNLVQSWAEKYMEVDPDDFLAVTGGGSGTGLSSLISGSCDIAMSSRFITAKEIDLAKKKGIEPFEIKAALDGLAVVVNPKNPLSKLTIDQLAGIFTGKIKNWKELGGMDANIVLLSREVNSGTHVYFKEHILRKGNPASTEEFAPSALMLSSSQAIADEVAQNTSAIGYYGMGYIGPKQKAIAVAKDEKAVYEAPTIDNVIKGLYPISRPLLIYTNGEPKGLVKKFIDYALSKEGQEIVAQTDFVPIK; this is translated from the coding sequence ATGTTCAGACGTTTAACTACGGTGTTTTTTTTGTTTTTTGGGGTTGCCTCAATATGTTTCGCGGCCAAGGGCAATAATTGTCTGCAGATCAAAGGTTCGGACACCATGGTAAACCTCGTCCAGTCCTGGGCGGAGAAATATATGGAGGTTGATCCTGATGATTTTCTGGCGGTTACCGGAGGAGGCTCAGGTACAGGGTTATCCAGCCTGATCAGCGGGTCCTGCGATATCGCGATGAGTTCGCGTTTTATTACAGCTAAAGAAATCGACCTGGCAAAGAAAAAAGGTATCGAGCCTTTTGAGATAAAAGCGGCTCTGGACGGATTGGCAGTGGTGGTTAACCCCAAGAACCCATTGAGTAAATTGACCATCGATCAGCTTGCCGGGATATTTACCGGGAAAATAAAGAATTGGAAAGAACTCGGCGGCATGGACGCCAACATCGTCCTGCTTTCCCGGGAAGTGAATTCAGGCACGCATGTTTATTTCAAAGAGCATATTTTGCGCAAAGGCAACCCCGCTTCAACCGAGGAGTTCGCGCCGTCAGCCCTGATGTTGTCATCTTCGCAGGCTATCGCCGATGAAGTAGCCCAAAATACTTCGGCAATAGGTTATTACGGCATGGGTTATATCGGCCCAAAGCAGAAAGCCATTGCCGTCGCCAAAGATGAAAAGGCGGTGTATGAGGCCCCGACAATAGATAATGTGATAAAAGGGTTATATCCTATATCCAGGCCGTTATTGATATATACTAACGGAGAGCCCAAAGGACTGGTAAAGAAATTCATCGATTACGCGCTGTCTAAAGAAGGCCAGGAAATAGTGGCGCAAACGGATTTTGTGCCGATAAAATAA
- the phoU gene encoding phosphate signaling complex protein PhoU: MERHFDEELTDLKRDILLMGSLVEMAIFESIEALKEMNPDRAADVVRSDKVIDEFEIKNAKTCVDLLALHQPMAVDLRFITMAMQINTDLERMADLAVDISQRVMELAGQPLLKPLVDIPKLAVIACEMTRDVINAFLNDDAGLARNIIRRDDAADELRNLVQNELISDYMLKDSASIPRALPLLLVARHLERICDHATNIAEDIIYMIEAKMIKHHEFI, from the coding sequence ATGGAAAGACATTTCGATGAAGAGTTGACTGATTTGAAACGCGACATCCTGCTTATGGGATCTTTGGTGGAGATGGCGATATTTGAATCCATTGAGGCGTTAAAAGAAATGAACCCTGACCGGGCGGCAGATGTGGTCAGGTCGGACAAGGTGATCGATGAGTTTGAGATAAAGAACGCCAAGACCTGTGTGGACCTTCTGGCGTTGCATCAACCGATGGCGGTAGACCTGCGTTTCATCACTATGGCTATGCAGATAAATACCGACCTGGAACGCATGGCTGACCTGGCTGTTGATATCAGCCAGCGGGTCATGGAACTTGCCGGCCAACCTTTGCTTAAACCTCTGGTGGATATACCTAAACTCGCGGTGATCGCCTGCGAAATGACCCGGGACGTAATAAACGCATTCTTGAACGACGACGCCGGCCTGGCGAGAAATATCATCCGGCGCGATGACGCGGCTGATGAATTGCGCAACCTGGTCCAGAATGAATTGATCAGCGATTATATGTTGAAAGACAGCGCCAGTATCCCGCGAGCCCTGCCGTTACTTTTAGTAGCCCGCCATCTTGAACGCATCTGCGATCACGCCACCAACATAGCCGAAGACATAATATATATGATCGAGGCGAAAATGATAAAGCACCACGAGTTTATTTAA
- the pstA gene encoding phosphate ABC transporter permease PstA — translation MSPVRQRHFAKYTSSPNGVKKNITQGLGFGLITLCILVTLIFLGAVIYFVAVRGIKVISWEFLTDVPRKAMTAGGVAPAIVGTLYLTLGAIIFALPLGLACAIYLNEYSPKGYVVNIIRMSINNLAGVPSVVFGLFGLALFVKFFKFGVSIVSGSLTLGILALPVIISASQEALMAVPHSQREASLALGATHWQTIRKIVLPHALPGILTGVILSIGRIAGETAPILFTAATFYSRGFPRSAFSEVMALPYHIYALMTEGTHPDKQVAIAYGCSLILLAMVLLISTIAIIIRQKQRRENG, via the coding sequence ATGAGCCCCGTTAGGCAAAGGCATTTCGCGAAATACACTTCATCGCCTAATGGGGTTAAGAAGAACATTACTCAAGGCTTGGGGTTCGGACTCATAACATTATGTATTTTAGTTACCTTGATCTTTTTGGGAGCGGTAATTTATTTTGTCGCGGTCAGGGGTATAAAGGTTATCTCATGGGAGTTCCTGACCGATGTCCCCCGCAAGGCGATGACCGCGGGCGGAGTGGCCCCGGCGATCGTAGGCACGCTGTATCTGACTTTAGGGGCTATAATCTTTGCTTTGCCTCTTGGTTTGGCCTGCGCGATATACCTTAATGAATACAGCCCTAAAGGCTATGTGGTAAATATTATCCGGATGAGTATTAACAACCTGGCTGGAGTCCCGTCTGTTGTATTCGGGCTTTTCGGCCTGGCGCTTTTTGTTAAATTTTTTAAATTCGGGGTATCTATTGTTTCCGGAAGCCTGACCCTGGGTATCCTGGCTTTGCCGGTGATTATTTCCGCTTCCCAGGAGGCCTTGATGGCTGTTCCCCATTCGCAGCGGGAGGCTTCGCTGGCTTTAGGCGCGACGCATTGGCAGACAATAAGAAAGATCGTCCTTCCGCACGCGCTGCCGGGGATCCTGACCGGGGTGATCCTGAGTATAGGAAGGATCGCCGGAGAGACCGCGCCGATCCTTTTTACCGCCGCGACTTTTTATTCCAGGGGTTTTCCCCGTTCGGCGTTTTCCGAGGTAATGGCTTTGCCGTACCACATTTACGCGCTTATGACCGAAGGCACGCATCCGGATAAGCAGGTGGCGATAGCTTACGGCTGCTCGCTGATCCTTTTGGCAATGGTCCTTTTAATATCCACAATAGCGATCATTATCCGGCAGAAACAAAGGAGAGAAAATGGCTAA